In Hemibagrus wyckioides isolate EC202008001 linkage group LG21, SWU_Hwy_1.0, whole genome shotgun sequence, the following proteins share a genomic window:
- the nek4 gene encoding serine/threonine-protein kinase Nek4 isoform X1, with the protein MESYVFIRVVGKGSYGEVNLVQHKSDRKQYVIKKLNLRTSSKRERRAAEQEAQLLSQLKHPNIVTYRESWEGEDYQLYIVMGFCEGGDLYHRLKQQKGELLPEKQVVEWFVQIAMALQYLHEKHILHRDLKTQNIFLTKTNIIKVGDLGIARVLENQNDMASTLIGTPYYMSPELFSNKPYNYKSDVWALGCCVYEMATLKHAFNAKDMNSLVYRIVEGKLPQMPSKYDPQLGELIKRMLCKRPDDRPDVKHILRQPYIKQQIAVFLEATKEKTSRSRKKTNNRPSRDTPAVPVLQKQESQCVNSELKCGGKKSEEHHSSQSKHHNGIKDNILPTPPLSPKSPSQGALNSTGQNIATISNIDIDIQPQEQRDKLQKVKPPRPAISTAKRTEREEKKKEDTAVPQPHLRKQVAGVLIGKDERSIVLSGAVPPKHTERSEPVKGGRGPNVNMEEDTMKLLQQAAMEDIKTDKRDTTEVRDKQKTETEHQSGDRVTSLESTDKLLEPFIPVEVLEPHNPEPSAAPSENTKPPLHPPSSSSEPSMSRQRRQKKREVAHNESKIKAANSRPLPPLLENSPSVGIKRIEGSEVEMVKHAAHSQNEPAPQNRLLSARERRRLRQSRENQSEPAAPAVRRASCDVASLKVKHTDQPDCPRPASVAAVTQKERKSSWRQSDEEECSSSTSSTERSEGDYREGKSETNEMQDLVQMMTQTLRMDGTSEQESSRCKSTMLPEFKLNRKYRDTLMLHGKSREEERDLHLSDFRSDDSSGPAKIRRAVEHLRTDVVKGLGVKLLDKVLDIMQEEDEDKREVLLQQQMGEEKYKTYGVMVRQLKFFEDVAFKC; encoded by the exons ATGGAGAGCTATGTTTTTATCCGAGTGGTGGGGAAGGGGAGTTACGGGGAGGTGAATCTGGTGCAACACAAATCTGACCGCAAACAG TACGTCATCAAGAAGCTGAACCTAAGAACATCGTCGAAGCGAGAGCGCCGGGCGGCTGAACAAGAAGCGCAGCTTCTCTCACAGCTCAAACATCCAAACATCGTCACTTACCGGGAATCATGGGAAGGAGAAGACTATCAGCTTTACATAGTTATGGGTTTCTGTGAGGGGGGAGACTTGTATCATAGGCTCAAGCAGCAGAAGGGGGAGCTGCTGCCTGAGAAACAGGTGGTGGAGTGGTTCGTCCAGATCGCCATGGCATTGCAG TATTTACACGAGAAACACATCCTGCACAGAGATTTGAAAACGCAGAACATCTTCCTGACCAAGACCAACATTATCAAAGTGGGTGATCTGGGCATCGCTCGGGTTCTGGAGAATCAGAACGACATGGCCAGCACCCTGATCGGAACGCCGTACTACATGAGCCCTGAGCTTTTCTCCAACAAGCCGTACAACTACAAG TCGGATGTTTGGGCTCTGGGCTGCTGCGTGTATGAGATGGCGACCCTGAAGCACGCCTTCAATGCAAAAGACATGAACTCGCTGGTGTATCGCATCGTAGAAGGAAAG TTGCCTCAGATGCCAAGTAAATACGATCCTCAGCTAGGAGAGCTGATCAAGCGAATGCTGTGTAAGAGGCCAGACGACAGACCTGATGTCAAGCACATTCTACGGCAGCCCTACATCAAGCAGCAGATCGCTGTCTTTTTAGAAGCAACCAAAGA GAAAACTTCCAGATCCCGAAAGAAGACGAACAACAGGCCTAGCAGAGATACACCCGCGGTGCCTGTTCTTCAAAAACAAGAGTCACAGTGTGTTAACTCTGAGCTGAAATGCGGAGGAAAAAAG TCCGAGGAACACCACTCCTCTCAATCTAAACATCACAATGGCATAAAGGACAATATTCTCCCAACCCCACCCCTCTCCCCAAAATCCCCGAGCCAGGGGGCTCTGAACTCGACGGGTCAGAATATAGCGACCATCAGCAACATTGACATCGACATTCAACCTCAGGAACAGAGAGACAAGCTCCAAAAAGTGAAACCTCCTCGACCTGCAATTTCCACAGCCaaacggacagagagagaggagaagaagaaagaggacaCTGCTGTTCCTCAGCCACACCTCAGAAAACAAGTAGCGGGTGTCCTTATTGGAAAGGATGAACGGTCCATAGTTTTGAGTGGAGCGGTACCACCAAAACACACGGAAAGAAGCGAACCTGTAAAAGGCGGTCGAGGTCCGAATGTTAACATGGAGGAGGACACCATGAAGCTGCTGCAGCAGGCAGCGATGGAGGACATAAAAACTGACAAGCGGGACACTACAGAGGTCAGAGACAAGCAAAAAACAGAGACGGAGCATCAGTCAGGAGACCGAGTG ACTAGTTTGGAATCCACTGATAAGCTGCTTGAGCCCTTTATTCCAGTGGAGGTGCTG GAACCTCACAACCCAGAGCCTTCTGCAGCTCCTTCAGAAAACACCAagcctcctcttcatcctccttcctcttcctctgagCCATCCATGTCTCGTCAGcgcagacagaaaaagagagaagtggCCCACAATGAGAGCAAA ATTAAAGCAGCCAATTCCAGGCCTCTGCCTCCCCTCCTGGAAAATTCCCCATCTGTAGGCATAAAAAGGATAGAAGGAAGTGAGGTTGAGATGGTTAAACACGCTGCACACTCCCAAAACGAGCCTGCACCACAG AACCGGCTTCTATCAGCCCGAGAGAGGAGGCGGCTGAGGCAGTCACGAGAAAACCAGAGTGAACCAG CAGCTCCAGCTGTCAGAAGGGCATCCTGCGACGTTGCCTCATTAAAAGTCAAGCACACGGACCAGCCTGACTGCCCAAGACCTGCCAGcgtagctgctgtaacacaaaag GAGAGAAAGTCATCATGGCGTCAGTCGGATGAGGAGGAGTGCAGCTCATCGACCAGCTCCACCGAGCGCTCCGAGGGAGACTACAGAGAGGG CAAAAGCGAAACCAACGAGATGCAGGACCTGGTCCAGATGATGACGCAGACGTTACGAATGGACGGCACAAGTGAGCAGGAAAGCTCGCGGTGCAAATCTACCATGCTGCCTGAGTTCAAACTGAACAGGAAGTACCGAGACACGCTGATGCTTCATGGGAAAAGCAGAGAGGAAGAGCGCGACCTTCATCTCAGTGACTTCCGCTCAG ATGACTCTTCCGGGCCGGCTAAGATCAGGAGAGCCGTGGAGCACTTGCGCACAGACGTGGTTAAAGGACTCGGAGTGAAACTGCTGGACAAAGTCCTGGACATCATgcaggaggaggacgaggacaAGCGAGAG GTTTTGCTCCAGCAGCAGATGGGGGAAGAGAAGTACAAAACGTACGGCGTCATGGTGCGCCAACTAAAATTCTTCGAGGACGTTGCGTTCAAATGCTGA
- the nek4 gene encoding serine/threonine-protein kinase Nek4 isoform X2: MESYVFIRVVGKGSYGEVNLVQHKSDRKQYVIKKLNLRTSSKRERRAAEQEAQLLSQLKHPNIVTYRESWEGEDYQLYIVMGFCEGGDLYHRLKQQKGELLPEKQVVEWFVQIAMALQYLHEKHILHRDLKTQNIFLTKTNIIKVGDLGIARVLENQNDMASTLIGTPYYMSPELFSNKPYNYKSDVWALGCCVYEMATLKHAFNAKDMNSLVYRIVEGKLPQMPSKYDPQLGELIKRMLCKRPDDRPDVKHILRQPYIKQQIAVFLEATKEKTSRSRKKTNNRPSRDTPAVPVLQKQESQCVNSELKCGGKKSEEHHSSQSKHHNGIKDNILPTPPLSPKSPSQGALNSTGQNIATISNIDIDIQPQEQRDKLQKVKPPRPAISTAKRTEREEKKKEDTAVPQPHLRKQVAGVLIGKDERSIVLSGAVPPKHTERSEPVKGGRGPNVNMEEDTMKLLQQAAMEDIKTDKRDTTEVRDKQKTETEHQSGDRVTSLESTDKLLEPFIPVEVLEPHNPEPSAAPSENTKPPLHPPSSSSEPSMSRQRRQKKREVAHNESKIKAANSRPLPPLLENSPSVGIKRIEGSEVEMVKHAAHSQNEPAPQNRLLSARERRRLRQSRENQSEPAPAVRRASCDVASLKVKHTDQPDCPRPASVAAVTQKERKSSWRQSDEEECSSSTSSTERSEGDYREGKSETNEMQDLVQMMTQTLRMDGTSEQESSRCKSTMLPEFKLNRKYRDTLMLHGKSREEERDLHLSDFRSDDSSGPAKIRRAVEHLRTDVVKGLGVKLLDKVLDIMQEEDEDKREVLLQQQMGEEKYKTYGVMVRQLKFFEDVAFKC, encoded by the exons ATGGAGAGCTATGTTTTTATCCGAGTGGTGGGGAAGGGGAGTTACGGGGAGGTGAATCTGGTGCAACACAAATCTGACCGCAAACAG TACGTCATCAAGAAGCTGAACCTAAGAACATCGTCGAAGCGAGAGCGCCGGGCGGCTGAACAAGAAGCGCAGCTTCTCTCACAGCTCAAACATCCAAACATCGTCACTTACCGGGAATCATGGGAAGGAGAAGACTATCAGCTTTACATAGTTATGGGTTTCTGTGAGGGGGGAGACTTGTATCATAGGCTCAAGCAGCAGAAGGGGGAGCTGCTGCCTGAGAAACAGGTGGTGGAGTGGTTCGTCCAGATCGCCATGGCATTGCAG TATTTACACGAGAAACACATCCTGCACAGAGATTTGAAAACGCAGAACATCTTCCTGACCAAGACCAACATTATCAAAGTGGGTGATCTGGGCATCGCTCGGGTTCTGGAGAATCAGAACGACATGGCCAGCACCCTGATCGGAACGCCGTACTACATGAGCCCTGAGCTTTTCTCCAACAAGCCGTACAACTACAAG TCGGATGTTTGGGCTCTGGGCTGCTGCGTGTATGAGATGGCGACCCTGAAGCACGCCTTCAATGCAAAAGACATGAACTCGCTGGTGTATCGCATCGTAGAAGGAAAG TTGCCTCAGATGCCAAGTAAATACGATCCTCAGCTAGGAGAGCTGATCAAGCGAATGCTGTGTAAGAGGCCAGACGACAGACCTGATGTCAAGCACATTCTACGGCAGCCCTACATCAAGCAGCAGATCGCTGTCTTTTTAGAAGCAACCAAAGA GAAAACTTCCAGATCCCGAAAGAAGACGAACAACAGGCCTAGCAGAGATACACCCGCGGTGCCTGTTCTTCAAAAACAAGAGTCACAGTGTGTTAACTCTGAGCTGAAATGCGGAGGAAAAAAG TCCGAGGAACACCACTCCTCTCAATCTAAACATCACAATGGCATAAAGGACAATATTCTCCCAACCCCACCCCTCTCCCCAAAATCCCCGAGCCAGGGGGCTCTGAACTCGACGGGTCAGAATATAGCGACCATCAGCAACATTGACATCGACATTCAACCTCAGGAACAGAGAGACAAGCTCCAAAAAGTGAAACCTCCTCGACCTGCAATTTCCACAGCCaaacggacagagagagaggagaagaagaaagaggacaCTGCTGTTCCTCAGCCACACCTCAGAAAACAAGTAGCGGGTGTCCTTATTGGAAAGGATGAACGGTCCATAGTTTTGAGTGGAGCGGTACCACCAAAACACACGGAAAGAAGCGAACCTGTAAAAGGCGGTCGAGGTCCGAATGTTAACATGGAGGAGGACACCATGAAGCTGCTGCAGCAGGCAGCGATGGAGGACATAAAAACTGACAAGCGGGACACTACAGAGGTCAGAGACAAGCAAAAAACAGAGACGGAGCATCAGTCAGGAGACCGAGTG ACTAGTTTGGAATCCACTGATAAGCTGCTTGAGCCCTTTATTCCAGTGGAGGTGCTG GAACCTCACAACCCAGAGCCTTCTGCAGCTCCTTCAGAAAACACCAagcctcctcttcatcctccttcctcttcctctgagCCATCCATGTCTCGTCAGcgcagacagaaaaagagagaagtggCCCACAATGAGAGCAAA ATTAAAGCAGCCAATTCCAGGCCTCTGCCTCCCCTCCTGGAAAATTCCCCATCTGTAGGCATAAAAAGGATAGAAGGAAGTGAGGTTGAGATGGTTAAACACGCTGCACACTCCCAAAACGAGCCTGCACCACAG AACCGGCTTCTATCAGCCCGAGAGAGGAGGCGGCTGAGGCAGTCACGAGAAAACCAGAGTGAACCAG CTCCAGCTGTCAGAAGGGCATCCTGCGACGTTGCCTCATTAAAAGTCAAGCACACGGACCAGCCTGACTGCCCAAGACCTGCCAGcgtagctgctgtaacacaaaag GAGAGAAAGTCATCATGGCGTCAGTCGGATGAGGAGGAGTGCAGCTCATCGACCAGCTCCACCGAGCGCTCCGAGGGAGACTACAGAGAGGG CAAAAGCGAAACCAACGAGATGCAGGACCTGGTCCAGATGATGACGCAGACGTTACGAATGGACGGCACAAGTGAGCAGGAAAGCTCGCGGTGCAAATCTACCATGCTGCCTGAGTTCAAACTGAACAGGAAGTACCGAGACACGCTGATGCTTCATGGGAAAAGCAGAGAGGAAGAGCGCGACCTTCATCTCAGTGACTTCCGCTCAG ATGACTCTTCCGGGCCGGCTAAGATCAGGAGAGCCGTGGAGCACTTGCGCACAGACGTGGTTAAAGGACTCGGAGTGAAACTGCTGGACAAAGTCCTGGACATCATgcaggaggaggacgaggacaAGCGAGAG GTTTTGCTCCAGCAGCAGATGGGGGAAGAGAAGTACAAAACGTACGGCGTCATGGTGCGCCAACTAAAATTCTTCGAGGACGTTGCGTTCAAATGCTGA